GCCGAGGAGCGCAAGCCACCCAGCATCGAGTATTTGTTGTTCGAGGCCCAGCCGGCCAGCACAATGCCGTACACCGAGATCGAGGCCACCGAAAGAATGTACAGCACGGCCACATTGATATCGGCAATGTGCAGCGGCACCATGCGGCCAAAGAAGTTGATCACATCGCCCCACGGCACCACCGCCATGATCACCAGGGCGGGCACCACAGTGAGGATCGGGGCCAACACAAAGACAAACTTATACGCTTCCGCCGGGGTGAACTCTTCCTTGAAGATGAGCTTTACACCATCGGCGGCCGGTTGCAGCCAGCCGCCCGGGCCGGCGCGGTTGGGACCAATGCGCAACTGGATCAGCGCGGCCAGCTTGCGTTCATAGAACGTGGTGTAGGCAAAGCCGGTAAGCAGGATGAATACGAGCACTATGCTCTTGATCACCCATTCCAGCACCAGCGCCCAATCAACAACCATCTCAGGCCTCCACTTTCAGTGCATACGGGCCGCTGATCGGCAAGCCCAGGCTGCGTGGAATGAGCACCGTGCCGCGCGGCAGGCTGTTGTCTACATAGGCCGTCACTGCCGCCTGCACGCCGTTCACCGTCACCTTGGTGGCCTGGCCGTGCTCGAGGCCCAGCGCCTCGGCATCCTCGGGGTTCAGGGTCACCTGCGCCGGCTGCAAGCGATTGTGCAGCAGGGTGGATTTCGAGATCATGTTGCCGTGGTCATACAGCTTGGTTACCGGCACGGCCAGCAAGCCATCCGCGCGGGCGCGTTCGAAGGGTTGTGCAAACGAGAGCACTGGCGTTTCGCCGCGCTCGGCCGCCGTGGGCACCTGCACGCCCAGGCCGCTCTTGTTGTCGTAGGTGGTGCCACCGTAGTACACATCGGCACGGCCAATGATCGGCCACTGCTCGGTGACTTCGGCCAATTGCTGCATGCTCAACCCGGCGTAGGCCGCATAGCCCTGCGCCACCTGGGCGAACACGCGCCCGGCGCTCACGGCTTCCAGACTGCTGCCCAGCAACTGGGCCAACTGGGCCGCGATGGTGAAGTCAGCCCGCGTGCCCTCGACGGCAGGCACCGCCGGGTAGGCGCGCTGGACGCGGCGCTCACCCGAGGTGTAGGTAGCCTCACGTTCGGTAAAGGCCTGGGCCGGCAGCACTACATCGGCGGCTTGCGTCGTCTTCGTGGCGGCCAGTTCCTGCACCACCACGAACTTGGCGCTCTCCACGGCGGCGGCCAGTTGCGGGTCATCGCCGCTCGGGTCCACCCCCACCAGATACAGCACTTCGGCATCCTTCATCAGCGCCGCCAGATCGCCGCTCGGGCGCAAGCCCTGTTCCCAGGCGCCCTGCAGGTTGCCCTTCTCCCACACCGCCACCAGGCCATTGTTGGGCTTGCCCACATGGCCGGTAGCGATCAGCAGATTGGCAGCCGCGGCGGCCAGCGATTCGGAGGCAGCCAGATCGGTGCCTTCGCTGCCGTAGAAGACCACCAGGTTTTGCGCTTCAGCAATATCCTTGGCGGCGGCCTTAATTTCTTCCTGGGTCATCAAGCGCTTGACCGTTTCGGTTTGCTCGGGGCGCTTGGCGGAGATGCTGTCGATCAAGGCGTGCACCGCCGCGGCTTCTTCGCCGTAGCTGTAGCGCACCACATGCGTGGCCTCGCGCTCCAGCTTGGTGCGGCGCGGGGTAGCGACGATCAGCGTAGCGCCGCGCTCGGCGGCCTGCTTGATGCGTAGCCACCACACCGGCGCCTCTTCTTCGAGGTCGCTGGCCACCACCAGGATCACACTGCCCTTGCCCAGCGCAGACAGGTTGCTGCCCTGGCCCAAACCAACCTGGCTCACCAGGTCGCCGCCGGCCATGTGGCTGTACAGCGCGATCTGGCCCTTGGCTGCCTCGGTGAAGGCCTTGAGGTTGAAGTAGTCTTCGTTGCTCAAGCCACCACTCACCACGGTGGTGAGCTTGCCGCCGGCTTTCTTGACCTTGTCGGCGACGGCCGCCAAGGCCTCATCCCAACTGGCCGCTTCCATTTGATTGTTCTTGCGTAGCAGCGGCTGCGTCAGGCGGTTGGCCGCTTCCGTATATTGGTAGACAAAGCGGCCCTTATCGCACAGCCAGATCTCATTCACCATTTCGTTCTGGCGCGGCATCACGCGCTTGACCACCGGCTTGCCGCCGGCCTTGGCCTCGCGGCGCGTGTTGAGCGTGGTGTTGCAGTTCACCGGACAGTGCGTGCAGATCGAAGCCACCGGCTTGAGCTCCCACGGGCGGGCGCCAAAGCGGAAATCCGCCGTGGTCAGCGCACCCACCGGGCAAATGTCGGTGGTGTTGCCGGACCAGTACGAGTCGAAGCCCGGGTCCGAGAAAGTCACGATCTCCAGCTTGCGGCCGCGCTCGTTGAAGCCGATCACCGGGTCATCGGCGATCTCAGTCTGGAAGCGCGTGCAGCGCGCGCACTGGATGCAGCGCTCACGGTCGAGGTAGATCAAATCACCCAGCGGCACGTGCTTATCCAGGTGAATCTTTTCGTCATACAAGTAACGCGATTGGCCCGGCCCAAAGCGCATGGTCAGGTTCTGCAGCGGGCACTCACCACCCTTATCGCAAATCGGGCAATCCAGCGGGTGCGAAGTGAGCAAAAACTCCAGCACTTCGTTGCGCGCGTCTTTCACCTTCTCGGTGTAGCCGCGCACCACCATGCCCTCGCTCACCGGCACGGTGCAGCCGGTCTCGAGCTTGGGGCCAAACTGGATCTGCGGCAGGCCATCCTCGCCGATGGCGGGTTGGCCGGTGGCCCGATCGATCACCGGGCGGCCCACTTCCACCAGGCACATACGGCACATGCCCACCGGTTCCATCTTGGGGTGGTAGCAGAAGACAGGAATATCAATGCCGGCGCGCTTGGCGGCATCCACCACCAGAGTGCCCGGCGCTACGCTGATCTGCTGTTCATCAATGGTCAGCGTGACCAATTTTTGTTGGGTGGTATCGGCAACGGCCATCTTAGTTGCTCACTTGCTCTTTCAGGTCAGCCTGGGCCGGCGCGCTCAGCGGCGCGCCCACCTTGGCTTCAAAATCACTGCGGAAGCGAGTGATGCTGGAGATCACCGCTTCGGTGGAAAAATCGCCCAGGGCGCACAAACACTTGCCCTTTACGTTGCTGGCCACATCCTGCAGCATGATGACATCATCCCAGGTGGCCTGGTTGTGGTGAATGCGCTCGGTCAAGTGGCGCATCCAATAGGTACCTTCACGGCACGGGGTGCACTTGCCGCACGACTCGTGCTGGAAGAAGTGCATGGTCTTGTTGATCAGCCAGTCCATGCTCACCGTCTCGTCCACCACGATGATGGAAGCCGAGCCGAGCATGGCGCCCACGCTGGGCACGCTTTCGTAATCCATCGGCGTATCCAACGCCTTGTCATCCGCCACGATCAGCGAAGACGAGGCGCCGGCCGGCATGATCGCTTTGATCGCATGCCCATCCAGAATGCCGCCGCCGTGGGTATAGATCAACTCGCGGAAGGTGGTGCCCAACGGCAATTCATAGTTGCCCGGCTTGACTACATGGCCAGACAAGCTGAAGATCTTGTTGCCCGGGCTCTTCTCGGTGCCAAAGCCACGGAACCAATCGACACCCTTATGCACGATCATCGGCACATTGGTGAGCGTTTCCACGTTGTTCACGATCGTTGGCTTGCCATACAAGCCAAAGCTGGGCGGGAACGGCGGGCGCAGCCGCGGCTGGCCCAACTTGCCCTCCAGCGATTCGAGCAGCGCGGTTTCCTCACCGCAGATATACGCGCCTGCGCCCAAATGGGTGTAGATGCGCAAGTTGAAATCGCTGCCAAACAAGCCATCGCCCAGCAAGCCGTCTTTTTCCATCTCGGCAATGCAAGCATCCAGGTGAGCGGCCAATTCCCAAAACTCACCGCGCAGATAAATATAGGCCGCGTGGGCGCCCACCGCGTAGGCGCACAGCATCACGCCTTCCAGGAACTGGAACGGATTGCGCTCCATGATCTCGCGATCTTTGAAGGTGCCCGGCTCAGATTCATCCGCATTGACCACTACATAGTGCGGCCAGGCGTTCTTATCAATGAACGACCATTTCATGCCGGTGGAGAAGCCGGCGCCACCACGCCCGCGCAGGCCAGACGCCTTGACCAGCTCAATCAGCTCGTCTGGCTGCATGCCGGTCACCGCTTGCTTGATCGCCTCAAAACCAGCCTGCTGGCGATACCCGGCCAGTTGGCCGATCTCGGGGAATTCGCGATGCCGCAGAAGGATCTCGTTCATTTGCCTTCCTCCTTGCGCCATTCATCCACCAGGGCAATCGTGCTCGCCACCGTCTGGTTCTCGTGATAGCTGATGCCCTCCGCGCTCTGCACCTGGAACATCGGCGCCTTGTCGCAGGCCGCCAGGCACATCACCGCTTCCACGCTCACCACGCCATCTTCAGTCGTCTCGCCGGGCTTGACGCCCAGGTGATCACACACGCCATCCAAAAATGCATCGGCACCGCGCAGCGCGCAGGGCAGATCGTTGCAGATCTGCAGGCGATATTTGCCGCCCGGCTTGTCATGATACAGCGTATAGAACCCAACAATGGAAGAGACTTCCGTCGCCGAGATGGCCAGCAGCTCGCCGATCTGGCCGAGGTGCTCGCGGGTAACGTAGCCGTGCTCGCGCTGGGCTACATACAGCAAAGGCATCACCGCCGAGCGCTTTTGCTCCGGCGGGTACTTCGCCAGGATCTCATCGATCTCCTGGCCGTATCGCTCGCGTAGCGGATTCACCGGTCGGTATCTCCCAACACAATATCGATGCTACCGATGATCGCCACCAGGTCGGCCACATAGCAGCCTTGCGAGATCTTCGGCAGAATTTGCAAATTGACGAACGAGGGCGTGCGCCAGTGGCAGCGATACGGCTTGGGGCCGCCGTCGCCTTCCAGCAAAACGCCCAGTTCCCCACGCGGGGATTCCACCGGCAGGTACACCGAATTCTTGGGGGCCGGGAAGCCTTCGGTCCACAACTTGAAGTGGTGGATCACGGCTTCCATGCTCTCGCCCAGTTCAGCGCGCGGTGGCGGCACAAACTTACGATTGTTGCTGCGGAACGGGCCACTGGGCAGCGTATCCAGCGCCTGGGTAATGATCTTCAGCGATTCGCGCAGCTCACGCATGCGCACCCGATAGCGGGCGTATACATCGCCCTCTGCTTCGGTGCACACCTCAAAGTCATATTGCTCATAGCCGCTATACGGCTCCGCTTTGCGCAGATCATAGGCTACGCCCGAACCGCGCAGCGAAGGGCCAGTGATGCCCCAGGCAATGCCCTCGGCGCCGCTGTAGACGCCAATCCCCTTGGTGCGATCGAGGAAGATCGGGTTCTTATCCAGCAGGCCTTCGTAGAGATCAATCTCGGCCGGGAAGCTGCTGACGAAATCGCGCACCGCCTGGGTGAACTCAGGGGTGACGTCACGCCACAGGCCACCGGGGCGGAAGTAGGTGGTCATCATGCGCTGGCCGGCGCACATTTCCATAATGTCGAGGATGCGCTCGCGCTGGTTGAAGCAATAGAAGAACATCGACATCGCCGCCAGGTCCAGCGCGTGGGTTGCCAGCCACACCAGGTGCGAGGCGATGCGTTGCAACTCGGCAAAGATCACGCGCACCGTCTGGGCGCGCGCCGGCACATCCAGATCCACCAGCTTTTCCACGGCCAGGCAGTAAGCCAGGTTGTTACCCATCGTATTGAGGTAATCCAGGCGGTCGGTCATTACCTCGGCCTTCTCATACGTCTTGGCTTCCATATTCTTTTCGATACCGGTATGCAGAAAGCCGATATCCGGAATGCAATTGACGACGATTTCGCCGTCCAGCTCCAGCAGCAAACGCAGCACGCCGTGCGTGCTGGGGTGCTGCGGGCCCATGTTGAGCAGCAGGGTTTCGCCAGTATGCGCACGCGCCGAAACCAGATGTTTCAGCTCATCCGCAGTGATCTCCATCTGAGAGACGTTCATCGGTTGCGAAGCGTTCATAGGGTTTAGTCCTGCGGGCGCGGCTTGCGCTGATCGATCTCTTCGAAGTTGAAGCTGAACTGCACTTCTTCGTAGCCCAGCGGGTAATCCTTGCGCAGCGGGTGCCCCACCCAGTCGGCCGGCATCAGAATGCGGCGCAGATCCGGGTGCCCGGTGATGTGGATGCCAAACATGTCCCAGAGCTCACGCTCGTGCCAATTGGCATTCGGGAACACCTCAGTCAGCGAGGGCAGTTGCGGCTCATCGCCGTCCAGCGGCACGCGCACTTCAAAGCGCAGGTTCTGGGTCAGATTTTTAAACTGGTACACCGCGTGAAAGCGCGGCTGGCGCTGCGGCCAGTAATCCACCGCGCTCAGGCTAGCCAGCATGGCGAAACCATGCGTATCCCGCAGGCTGCGCGCCGCCGCCACGATGTGCTCGGCGGCCAGCAGGGCGCGCGGCTGCCCGCGAAACTCGCTGATCTCTGCACCGAACGCGCGTTGCAGCGCGTCCATCACCGCTTGGAGTTCTGCGTTCATGCGCTTACGCCCAGTCCTTAAAGGTCTCGCCCTTGATGCGCTCGTGCAGGGTCATAATGCCGTGGATCAATGCTTCCGGGCGCGGCGGGCAGCCAGCCACATACACATCCACCGGCACGATCTCATCCACCCCCTGCACGATGGCGTAGTTGTTGAATACGCCACCACAGGAAGCACAATCACCCATCGAGATCACCCATTTGGGCGAGGGCATCTGGTCATACAAACGGCGCAATACCGGCGCCATCTTGCGGCTCAAACGGCCCGCCACGATCATCAGATCCGCCTGGCGGGGAGAGGCACGCATCAGTTCCATACCAAAGCGGCTGGCATCGTAATCAGCGCCTTGCGAAGCCATCATCTCGATGGCGCAGCACGCCAAACCAAACAGCATCGGCCACATGGCGCGCGTGCGGCTCCAGTTCACCACCTGTTCCAAGGTGGTGGTGACGATGCCCATATTGCCAAGTTTTTGCTCTATTCCCATTCCAGCGCGCCTTTCTTCCAGGCGTACACATAGCCAACCAGCAGGATGGCGATGAACACAAACATTTCGATCAAACCGAAAACACCCAGCTGGCGAAAAACCACCGCCCAGGGCAGGAAAAAGACGACTTCAATGTCAAACAGGATGAACAGGACCGCGATCAAGTAGAAGCGCACCGGCATACGCCGGGTGCCTGGGCCAATCGGGCGCATACCCGATTCGTAGGGAGCCGTCTTGCGGCTATCCGTACGGCGCGGGCCAATGATGTTGCCGATGATCACGATCAACACCGCCAACCCCGTGGCGACAATCAACAGTACAGCGATAGGTAGGTAGTCTTGCAACATAGGTAGTTGCCTACAATGCTAAACCAGAGCGAATATTCTGATGATTGTAGGTTAAGTTCAGTTTATCACAGGGGTTAAAAGGTGTCAAATTTCACAAACGAAACGGGCGCATAGGCCAGCTGCCGGGCTAAAACTCCACCGGCTTGCCCGTTTGCAACGATTGCAGCGCCCCAAAAGCCGCCCGCGCCCCGCCAAACAGCTCCTCATAGGGGATCGGCGCGGGGCCGCCGGCGCTAATGGCGCCAAAGAACGCCTCCAGCCCGGCGCGGTGGCCCTTGTCTTGCCGCCCGCGCAGCGTGCGCGTGCGGCCCTCTGCGGTCAGCTCCAGCCGGCGAAAATCATCCAGCACGGCCACTTTGCCGCCACAAAAGACTTCGAGGCGCTCCTTCGGTAACGCGCGGTCGCCATTCGCCAGGTAGCTCACCGTAGCCAGCGAGCCCTCGGCAAAGCGCAGCGTGATCTGAACGTTATCTTGCTGGTAACGCGCGTCATCCGGCAGCGCCTCGGCATACACCGTGTACGGCGCCTGCCCCACCAGGTAGATCATAAAATCAATAAAGTGGCACGCCTCGCCCACAATGCGCCCGCCGCCCAGCTGCGCGTCGTGCAGCCAGTGGGTGGCCGGCAGCGCCCCGGCGTTGACGCGGTAGTGCGCCGCCAGCGGCTGGCTGCGGCCGGCCAGGAATTGTTTGGTAGCCTGGCCCAGCGGGGCAAAGCGCCGGTTGAAGCCACCCATCAGCAAGGGGCTGCCCGCTTTGCCTGCCTGGCGCTCCAACGCGGCCAGTTCCTTTTCATTCAATGCCAGCGGCTTCTCACAGAAGACGTGCTTGCCGGCCTTAAGCGCCGCCAGGCTCTGGCGGGCATGCAAATGATGCCGGGTCAGGATCACCAGCGCGGCCACGCGGCGATCGGCCAATACTTGGGCTTCGTCGCTGGCGGCGTATTGAAAGCCAAAGCGCCGCCCCAGATCGGCCGCGGCGCGCCCGCTGGCCGAGCTGATCGCCACGCGCTCCACGCCCGCCAGCCCGCGCAGCGCCGGCAATAAGGTGTTGCGCGCGTAGTTGCCGGCCCCCAGAATGCCCACTCCTAGCGTGCCTTGCTGGCGCGGCTGGCTTGCAAAGGTGACGCGGCGGCTGGCGGCGCGCGGCGGGCGCGGGACCAGCGTGCCAGGATACGTGATCAGCACGCCCAAAAATGGGCTGCGGCTCTGGATCAAGTCATACGCCTCCGGCGCCTGGGCGATCGCAAAGCGGTGGCTGATCAGCTTGCCAACATCCACACGGCCCGCCGCCAGCAGATCCACAAAGGCCTGCAGGTTGCGCCCTTCGCTCCAACGCACATAGCCGATCGGGTAGTCGCGCCCGCCTTCTTCGTAACCCGGGTCGTAGCGGCCGGGGCCATACGAGCGCGAGACCACGAAACGCAGCTCCTTGGCATAGTAGCTGCGTCGCGGCACATCCATGCCCACCGCGCCCACCGCCACCACCGTGGCGCGATCGCGCGCCAACTCCCCCGCCAACGCTACCGGGTCATTCGATTCAGTGTCGGCGCAGATCAGCACGGCGTCAAAGCCTTGCCCGGCGGTAAAACTGGCGCCGCGCGCCGCGGCCTCGCCGCGCCCGGTAGCTGCTAAGCCGCGCGCCCGCGCCAGCGCCACGCGCTCCGTGTCGAGGTCGATGCCCAGCACCTGGCAGCCGGCGGCGGCGGCGAGGCTGGCGGCCAATTGGCCCAGCAAGCCCAGCCCCACCACGGCGACGCGCGCGCCGACTTGCACTTCGGCCAGGCGAAAGCCATGCAGGGCGATCGCCCCCAGCGTGGTGAAGGCAGCTTCATCAAAGCTCACGTTTTTTGGCAGGCTGGCAACCAGGTTGCGCGGCACGCTGACATACTCGGCATGCACCGCATAGTTGCCGCCGGCGCAGGCCACCGGCTGCCCAACCCGCAACCCCTGCACGCCCTCACCCAGCTCAACCACTATTCCAGCACTAGAATATCCGAGAGGGACCGGCTCCCCCAGGCGCCCCAGGGCGGCCTGGGCGGTGCTCACCACGCCTTCGCGCCGCGCCTTATCCAGGGTCTGGCGCACCAGATCGGGCCGCGAACGCGCCTTGCCCAGCAGCGAAGCGCTGGCAAATTCCACGAGCATGCGCTCCGTGCCCGCCGAGACCAGCGAGGCCACAGTGCGCACCAGCACAAAGCCAGGCGGCGGAGTGGGCACCGGCACTTCGGCCAGGTGGGGGCGGCGCGCGCGCATGTTTTGCAATAATTGTTTCATGGGCTTTTCTTTAAGGTTAAGCTGAGCGCATTCTACCATTCGGGCGCTGCGCCTGATCGATTTTTGCATCGGCGGATTATGCGCGCCGCGCAGTGAGGCCAGACCTGCGGGCTTATAATGCGCGCACCCTAAGGAGATCTACATGGCCGACCCACGCATTGAGAATTTTGCCCGCATCCTTGTCGAATATTCTACGGATATCCAACCCGGCGATCGCGTCATCATCGAAGCCAGCACCGAGGCGCTACCGCTGATTGAAGAAGTATTCAAGAAGGTGATTTTGCGCGGCGGCCGCCCGCACCTGCAACTGGAGTTTCCTGAGCAGCGTGCCTTGTTCCTACAGTTGGCCTCGCCTGAGCTGCTCAGCATGCAGAACGAATTCGTAGCCCTGGCCTACCGCGAGTTCGAAGCGCGCATTCGCCTATGGTCTGAGGCCAACACGCGCGCCCTCAGCAATGTCGATCCGGCCAAGCAGTCGGCCGCCGCGGCCGCCTTCTCGCCCAGCCTCAAAAATCAGTTCAAACGCTCGGCCGCCGGGCAATTCAAATGGGTCACCAGCATCTACCCCACGCAGGGCTATGCCATGCAAGCCGGAATGAGCCTGAGCGAGTACACCGATTTCGTTTTGCGCTCAGTGCACGCCCACGAGGCCGATCCGGTGGCGCATTGGCTCAAGATCAAAGAGCAGCAGCAATACTATATGGATGCGCTGGCCGGGCACGACCGCGTGCAGTTGCGTGGCCCCAATGTGGATCTGACGCTTTCGATCAAGGATCGTACGTGGAAGAATTCGTACGGGCGCTACAACATGCCCGATGGGGAGATCTACACCGGCCCCGTGGAAGACTCGCTCAACGGCTGGGTGCGCTACACCTACCCCGCCATGGAGGGCGGCGTCGTGGTGGAAGGCGCCGAGCTGCACTTCAAGGACGGCAAGGTCGTGCAAGCCACGGCGCGCAGCCAGGAAGCCCACCTGAAACAAATGCTAGCCACCGACCCCGGTGCCAGCTATGTGGGCGAATTTGCCATCGGCCTCAACAAGGATATTGACCGCTTCACCGGCCACATCCTACTGGACGAGAAGATCGGCGGCTCTTTCCACATGGCCCTCGGTATGGGCTACCCCGAAACAGGCAACACCAACGTCAGCGCCATCCACTGGGACATGATCTGCGATCTGCGCACCGACTCGGAGATCCACGTAGACGGCGAGCTCTTCTATAAGAATGGTGAGTTTGTAATTTAGCCTGCGCCCGCCGCTGCCACCAGCGCGGCGGCGTCTTCGTACACCTGGCGTGCCCAACGGCGCACATCTTCGCAATAATGCGCGGCTGTGTCCAGGCGCACGCCAGCGATAGTGAAGCCCCAGGTTATCTGCTCCACGCCGGGCAGCCTCTCGCCGCGCACAATGCTGAATGTACGCCTGCCTGAATCCACCTCATGCTTGTATTTCTGGCGCGCGCCTTGTGGGGTTAGGCCATCATATACAAATTCGCCTAACAATTTGTGCATCGTCAGCCAGCCTTCACGTGAGTACATGTTGTGCTGCAGGTAATAGGCGGGAACACTCAAATGATGAACAGCATAATAGGCAGGGTCATCGCCCTCCAATATCTGCCCCTCCCAGAATCGGTCGGCGCACTGCGCTCCATCGGGCACTTTCGCGCTGCATTGTGTGCAAATCATCCTAGGGCCTCGTAAGCGGAACAGAAGCGGCGCTTGAGATACCCGGCTCAGCCGAGTTGCAATGCCCACGCAGCCAAGGCACAGGCGAAGCACCCATGCAGTTCGGGCCACAAAAGCAACTTGATGGGCCTCGCCGGCGCTGGCGAAACCGGCGCATCAGCCCCAAAAGCCGCGCCGCAGCGGCCGCGTCTCTTCGCTGGTGATAAAGGCGGTGCCATCCACCGCCTCCACGATCGTCTGCACCTCGTCCACTTCCTTGCGGCGCACGCTCAGGTTCAGCAGGCTCACCGTGCCGTCTTTGCCGCGCGCGGGGATCTCGGTGACGCCAAAGCCGGCCTCGCGCAAGCGCTGCACCATGGCGGTGCCGCGCTTGGGGCTAACGATGCGCAAATTAATAAAGCCGATCGCCAGGCGGTCTTCCACCCACATACCCAGGGTATTGCCGGTGGCAAAGCCCGCCGAATAGCCAATGATGTTGAGGATATTGTCGAGGCCGGAGATCACCGAGCTCAACGCCACCACAAAGATCGCCGTCTCCACAAAGCCCAGGATCCAGGTGGAGAGCCGGCGGCCGCGCAACATCATCACCACTCGCAGCGTATCCAGGCTCTGGTTGACCACGCGCAGCATGAAGATGCCCAGCGCCATCAGAATTTCTTGTTGCGTGAACGAAAACTCCATTAGTCGAACTCCACTGAATCGGCGGCGGC
The DNA window shown above is from Anaerolineales bacterium and carries:
- a CDS encoding DUF2179 domain-containing protein, whose protein sequence is MEFSFTQQEILMALGIFMLRVVNQSLDTLRVVMMLRGRRLSTWILGFVETAIFVVALSSVISGLDNILNIIGYSAGFATGNTLGMWVEDRLAIGFINLRIVSPKRGTAMVQRLREAGFGVTEIPARGKDGTVSLLNLSVRRKEVDEVQTIVEAVDGTAFITSEETRPLRRGFWG